The nucleotide window TTGAGATGGTCGCACAAGCATCGCGCGACCTGCATGCATGTTCTGGCTCACCGGGGTCCAAGAAACCGCTAAGCTAGGCATGCGGCGCTTCGCTCCCCGACTGCGCGCGCATGGTTCCCACCATTAAGGAGTTGTCCGACGGATGAAGATCGCCGTTATTGGTCTTGGCTATATTGGTTTGCCAACTGCTGCGGTGCTGGCGCGTGCCGGTGCTGAGGTTATCGGCGTTGACGTTTCTGACCGGCACGTTGCGGCCGTGAACCGGGGTGAGCTGCCCTTCGTGGAAGTAGGCCTTGGTGACGTGGTCGCTGATGTGGTTGCCCGTGGGTCGCTCCGGGCACAGGCCGAGACTCCACCCGCAGATGCTTACATCGTTGCGGTGCCTACACCGTTCAAAGGCACGGAGCACGAGGCGGATCTGTCTTACATCGAGGCGGCTGCGCGGGCTATCGCTCCTCAACTGGTGGGCGATGAGCTGGTGGTGCTGGAGTCGACTTCACCTCCTGGCGCTACGGAGCACATGGCTGAGGTCATCCTGGCTGAGCGTCCTGATCTCTCTCTGAATGGTTCGGAGGGGCGCGCGGTGGTGCACTTCGCGCATTGTCCTGAGCGGGTGTTGCCTGGCCGGATCATGGTCGAGATGGTTTCCAATGACCGGATCATCGGTGGTCTGACCCCGAAGGCGGCGGAGATGGCGCGTGAGGTCTACGCGACTTTCTGTGAAGGTGAGCTGGTCCTTACCGACGCCAAGACTGCGGAGATGGCCAAACTGGTTGAGAACTCCTTCCGGGACGTGAACATCGCCTTCGCTAACGAGCTGTCAATTCTGTGCGAAAAACTAGACATAGACGTCTGGGAGCTGATTCAGCTGGCCAACCGACATCCACGGGTCAATATCCTGAATCCTGGTCCTGGTGTGGGAGGGCATTGCATCGCAGTAGACCCCTGGTTCATTGTCTCTGCGCTGCCGCAAGAGGCTCGCCTCATTAGAACAGCACGTGAGGTGAACGACTCGAAGCCAGGCTACGTGATTGAACAGGTTCGCAAGGCTGTTGAGGGCATACAGAATCCAGTCATCGCGGCTTTGGGTCTGGCGTTCAAGGCAGACATTGATGATCTGCGCGAGTCTCCCGCGTTGAGTATCACTAAGGAGTTGGCAGGGTTCCTTCCTAACAGTGTAGTGCTTGCTGTTGAGCCGAACGTTGATGTGTTGCCTGCCAAGCTTATGGATGTTGCGAACGTTGAACTAGCCAGAGTCGAGGACGCGATTAAGCGCGCTGACGTGGTCGTTCTCTTGGTTGACCACAAGGAATTTGCAGAACTGTCGAAAGAGAAGTTCGGGGCTAAACTTGTTATAGACACCCGGGGTGTATGGAGCGCAGGTGGAGGTGGCGTCGAAGAATGAAGTTTGCGGCTAGAGAAACAGGTGCTACCGAGCCGTTGCGAAACTGTACCATTGTTCTTCCGAAAGAGCAGTATGATTACTTCGACCTATCCTTCTGCGCCTCAAACTGTATTTTTGTAGAGAGTCTCGAAGAGGCTATGAAGTACGGCGGACGTATCGCCATAATGGACATAAGAATGGAGGAAGTAGATAAAGCCCTAAAATGGGTAGCATCCCATAGCGGTAGACGTCTACAAATTGTGGTGCCGCATATGTGGAATGATATGGTTCAGTTCGTGATGTCAGGCGATGACGCGAACACGCTCGACCAGTATACGGTGCATGGCTCGCATATACTCCTAGGGGTAAGAAAAGCCAAGTCGTCAGATAGATCTATTGCGGACTTCAAGTATGGGATGGAAATTGGCGAACAAGTAGTTGGACGTATGGCCAGCGAAGATCGCAGCGACCGTAAAGAGCTTCAAAAAGCACTAGACAAGATGGACGCGCTTATGAGATATATTGAAGAACAGTCGCAGCTTTTGCTCACAAGACTTAATGGCAGCACGTCAAATCAAGATGAGCGCAAGCTCAGCCCTGGTAGCGAAAACGAGCGAGCGAATCTCCTGAATGAGTTGGTCAAGGTGCGTAACGAGTTCGATGCACTGCAACGCAAGTATGATGCGCTGTCGTCGTCAACATTGGGTTCGCTCACGTTGCGTATGTGGGAAAGGAAAAAGTAAAAGATATGAGCAACATTGACTATGCGCGTTCTCTGCTGCTCGACCCCAAGAAACTGGTTGAAGAACGCTCTAGGATACAGAGTCTTAAGGAGTCTGTATTTGGTCCTGACGTAAAGGTTAGAGAAGACGAGGGTATTTCTGTTGTCGTGCCTACCTACCAAGGAGCTCGAAGAGTGGCGAGACTCCTTGATAGTCTGCAGAATCAGAGTATTGCAAAAGATCTGTTCGAAGTAGTCCTAGTTGCAAATGGAGCTAAGGATGATACCTTGGACATCGCGAACGATTATGCTCGTACTCGTACCGACCTCAACCTTCGGACGTTCTACCGGAAACCAGCCAGTGCTGGTGCTGCCCGAAACTTAGGGCTGAAACTAGCGAGTCGTCGGTATGTGACTTTCGTCGACGATGACGATACAGTTCAACCTGACTACTTGAAGACGGCATACAAAGAAGCCTCCGATGACAGAATAGTGCTCAGTCCGATTGTGAATACCTTTGATGGGTTAGAGGTTGACGCGGAAACAAGTTTGAATCTCCGTATCCTCAACCGGATGGGGGAAGTGTTCCCCGTTGTTGAAGCGCCATGGGCGTTAGGTTTTAATGCTTGCAAACTTTTCCCGAAGAAGCTTGCACTCCGTGTGGCGTACCGTGAGGACCTGAAATCCGGCGAGGATCTTGTGTACTTCGCAAACATGCTAGCGATAAGAGGGTTAGAGTTTGTGGTTCCTAAAACTGTAGAGAATGCCGCATATGTTCGTTGGCTTAGAGACAACTCTGTGTCTCGAAGGGACCTTAGCCGACAGTTTGCTGTCTCTGAGCGTCTGGACTGTATGGCAGCATTACGTGAGTTGTCCCTGAAACTAGACACTAAGGAAGACTTAGCACGTAACCAACTGTTCGTCGCTCAGGCCGGATTTGTTGAAAGATACTTGCTTGACAATCCTGATGACTTTGATTCTGTCTCCGATGAGGTTGCGCAAAAGGGGCTTTACCAATTCCCTTGGGGTAGAGTGAACAAGGGGAAGGCAAAAGACTTGGCCTTCGTTTACTGCTTTTCCCCATATTCGGACACCTCGGCAGTCGTCGCAGCTAAAGTCTTGGCTAGCAGAGGCAAGATTGTGGATGTTATTTCTAACAACATGGACAAGGTCAGGCGAAAGGAGCCGACAGTAAACGCCCTAGTTTCCAGGTACATAGACAATCATAGAATCATTGATGCTCCACCTTCTTTTGCCGGATGGAACGCAATTTCAACGTTTGCTACAAAGGCAGTTTTTGAGGCAGAACGAATTGGTGCACAAAAAGGTGGATACGATTCCGTGTACTCTCGGGCGTTATGGGTAGGCTCGCATGTTGCAGCGGCGTTGTACAAAATGCGGCACTTTCGTACAAGATGGTCGGCAGAGTTTTCCGATCCGCTTCGAAGGGACGCGGCGGGAACAGTTCGGCCAGGCCCTTATGAGGCGGACGATATTAGTCAAAAGTTGATTAATGCCTTAAAGGCTAGAGGATTCGAACATATCGAGAACAGCACCTTGTTCGACCTTGTGGAGTTAGTAACATTGGTATACGCCGACGAACTGATATTCACGAATCAAAACCAGATGGAATATATGCTGTCTCTCTATGATGATAACCGCATTAAGCAGCTTGCTATGTCGAAGTCCACTATAAGGCATCATCCCGTTCCACCTAAGAGCGCTTACGACGTTGTAACGTCAACGTATCCCGTTCCGGAAGACGTTGTTAATATCGGATACTTTGGCAGTTTCTACCCCTCAAGAGGTATCGGGGAAGTCTTAACGGCCATCGAAAACTTGAACTTTTCTCTGCGACGATGGATCAGATTACACGTCTTTTGTAATGTCGTTGCTGATGTCAAGACCATTGTCTTTGAAAGACAACTCCAGAGTAATGTGATTGTGAACCCATATCTGTCTTATATGGAGTTCCTCAATGTGACAACGCGTTTCGATGTTCTCATGGTCAACGACGTCCTTAGGAGCGGAGATCTACACATTAACCCATTCTTGCCATCCAAATACTCCGACTATCTCGGATCCGGAACAAAGATTTGGGCGATAGTGGACGAAGGGTCACCCCTGAGTAGAGTGGAAGTCGATTATAAGTCCGAAGCTGGAAATTCTGCCGACATTCTAAATACGCTAGCCTCCATTGCGCGTCAAGGCAGTGTGGCTCATTAGAGTGATGAAAGGACTATGCTATGACCGGCTTGGAAGAATACGCTAGTGACAGGAAACTGGGTCGATTAGATCTAATTGGAGTTCATTATGGCGCGGACGCCTCATCTTTAGTTCACGGGTACCTTGACGCCTACGAAAAAATATTTGGCCACCTGGAAGGCACAAAGTTCACGTTTCTCCAGCTCGGACTAGGTTCGTCAGGAGCTCTAATGACATGGAGGGACTTCTTCTTCCGAGCAAGTATCGTAGGAGCTGGCACAGAGCGCACGCAGTCTGATTTTGGCCCTAGGATTAAGACGGTCGTTGTAGAGAAATACGGAAAGGATCTATATGATCGTCTTGCGAATGAGTTCGCTCCGGGTATTATTATAGACGACGCGTCACACAGATGGGACCAACAGATATCTGCTTTCCAGTCCCTGTTCCCGGCTGTCGAACCCGGTGGCTATTATGTAGTTGAGGATATGCAAACCAGTTTTGGCACGTATGTTGATAGGTATGGCAAGAAGGGGACAATGTCTGCATTCGAGCAGTTTGTAGGCATGTTCTCACCGGTTGTGGCAGGAATAACGGCCTGGCCATATAGGGAAGTTTTCGATTCATACTTGCGATCATCTGTGGAGTCCGTGACCCTGCTTAGGCATAGATTGGTGGTAAAAAAACGTTTCGACGCTCCTGATATTCACCGAGTCAGGCCAGTTAGAAAACTGGTCGCAGAGTTCGATTCTACTTCGTTAGATCCTTACCGTAGAATAGATTTACGTATCATCAATGGAAGCCCGAGAATTGAGAATCTCGGCGCTAGTTTGGAAGCGGAACGAGTTGTGAAAATGAGGTCTGCTGACTCTGCAGTATTACGTAATGTGACAGTAGTAGGTGGCGGTGCCATGCTCGATTCCTCTGGGAGTCTTGTGAGCGAAACCATGAACTGTGTCAACAATATCGGCGAGTATCGAGGACTGATGAAGTTACCCTCGGGAACAGTCTGGTATGGCGCGCCCAGTTCCGATGCGGTAATCGTGCACGATATTCCTGGAAGGATACCTGTCCTCCTGAAATCCGCATGGGACGCAAACTACGGCCATTGGCTATTTGACAGTTTGAGTAAGTTGGCATTGCTCAGTACCTTAGAGTTAAAAGAGCGTCCACTTCTTGTCGTGAACCGACAGAAAGGCGCTATGAGGCGGGTCGTCTATGATACCTTAGCTTTGGCAGGATTTATGGCTGAGGATGTCGTAGAGCATGATTTTACACCTAGAGTTTACTCTTCAATGCTGGTTCTCGGTGCGTTGAGTGAGCATCCAATACGCAAGGCCCCATTGGCCGTAAAGTACCTGAGGAGTTTGGTTGACTCAGTTGCTCCCGCAGACTTTGAAAGGCTGTATATCTCGAGAAACTCATATGGTCGGCGAAAATTAACTAACGAGGCGGAGTTGTGGCCTATCCTTCAGGATAGGCAGTTCATTAAGGTTATCCCAGAGCAGTTGACTTTTCGAGAGCAGGTAGCACTATTTAAGGGCGCAAAGTACGTTGTCGGCAATACCGGTGCCGCTTTCTCTAACATGGTGTTCGCTCCTAAGGGAGGTACATTGCTTGCGTTAACTACACCCGAGATGCCACATGATTTCTTCTATGACATTATGTGCCATTTGGGCGGCGAATATGTCGCATTGCAAGGAGAGACAGATGAGGACTATCCTGATATGAGCAGTAGTTTCAAGATTTCAAAGACCATGCTTATCCAAACGCTTGAAGATATCGGGCTTTAGCAATTAAGGGTGGCGTTAATGGCGAACGATAAGACAACAAGATTTTCTGAGTTGGTTTGTTCCGAAAGCATCCTGTTGTGTTGCTAGAAGGGATCACGTCGCTCGATTTGGGGGGTGAGTGTCCAACTATTCTGGAAGGGTCGCCTGATTTTTGGGGTCTCGTTAGGGTTGAGGGTGTGGTGTTATGACGGCGCCAACTTGGTTACGAGAACATTGTCCGACAGTATTGGATGCCAGTGCCGCTCGCCTTTACAATGGATAGGCGAGTGGTTTGGAGTCTTTGAACTCGGACGCAAGAAGGTTTTACTTGCCGATGTTTTTGGATTTTGTTCGGTGTTCTATTTTGCTTTACCTCGTGATGGTAAATATGCTCTACTAGCGAGTCCGTCGTTTCGAGGGTTAATATCTGCTGCTAGAACGCTTTACGGAAATCGTCTAACCATTGACTGGGAAACGGCGTTTCCGCATCTCGTGACGCCACATAACTTGTTTCGAACCCGTGCTTCCAACAGGGGTCTTGCCGAGGGTGTGCGCATTCTTGGCACACAAGAACTCCTTGTCCTAGAAGACGGACAACTCACGTTATATTTGCGTGGAAGGCGTGATACGGAGAGTCAGTGCAGCGACCTTATACACTCGGGTATTTGTCGAGCCGAGATACAGATTCAGGTGCTGACAAAACTCGATATTCCGTTGTTCTTGAATTTATCCGGAGGCAAGGACTCCAGAATGTTGTTTGCATTGATCATCGCATCGGGAACGGAATGGGCTTTCTCGGCTGAGACCTCTAGTCCGTTGGCAGCGCCCGCCGGTCCCACACGTGACATTTTGACAAAAGACCTCCAGTTGACGGCAACGTTGTGTGCAACGTACGGACTTAACTGGAGGGTACCGGCAACAATTCAGATTGAATACTTAGACTTTGATGGGTGTATACAGCGATGGCAGAACTTCCGTTCCGGAAATAGTTTTGAGATTGGTGATACTCGTTTCATCAGCGGCCCCTCGGACCAGAGAGAAGTAAATCTCGCTGGTATGGGAGGTGAACTTGTAAGGAGTTATCTAGGCGCGAACTTCAGAACTGGGTATCCAAGCTGGTGGCAGGGTGCAAAGAAGACTAGCGAATCTCTGCGCGATGATCTAGAGGCTCTCTTCACATACATTGTTCCAGACTTCGTTATGATGGCAGCCTGTATAGGGGAGGGGCACAATCCAGGTTTTCTAAGGCTCTCAGTATCCGGGGAGCGAAAGATGCAATCGCTGCGATGGACTTGGGGTACAGGGAGTATCGAAGTAGGGCGCACACAGGAGTCGCGGCTATGAACGCTGCCTCCATCGGCCTGACATTGTATCCCATTTGCCAGCCTGAGTTTATTCAGGCTAACGAGCTGCTTTCCCGCGCAGATCAGGAAGATGGGAGAGTAATATTCGATGACATGAATAGTGTTGATCCGGACTTGCTGAAGTTGGAGCTCGCCTCCCCTCCTTGGCCAGAAGGATTTCAGGTTGGTGGGAAAGACGCCGATACCTGGAAGCAAGTTGATCCCGGACCTATGTTATCCTCCCATAAGGACCATGGCATGAGGGCAACCCCAAGCAGGCATATTGTTGGAAAGCGTGATCCGTATTCGTTTAGCCAGAATGTTAAGGTGTGGCTCAGCGATCGCCTTCCGGTGCTTCTTTCACTTATGGAAAACGACGGTATAGCTGTCGAAGGGCTTTCCAATAGAGTTGCAAGAGGTCTGTTAGGACCTGACGCAGTAGCAAGGGGGTTGCTCGCAAAAGTGCAGTCAATCTTTGATGTAGTTGAACCAAGATGCGTTGATTTATGCGTACTCAAGTTATCTTCCTCTGCAGTAAGGTACGATGTGGCCTTTGTTAGGTGGGTTCAGACGATAGAGATTCCGTCCGCTACTACCCGCGTTCAGGAATTGCGTTCCCAGTTTGCCCGAGAGGTTGCTAACGAAGACTTAAGCGGAGTTGAGGTGACGCTTGGATGCCCTCGCCAGAATGAATATGTGCTGACGATTCTAGGTATGCCGGAGGACGTTGAATCCGTAGTCTACTGGTATCTAGATGGAGATAAGATCGCAACTGACTGGTATTCAAACGAGTCGGTTCGGCGGCTCTGTCCGGAGCTAGTGCCGTCCGCAGCGGTGCGAGCTATGGTGTTTATGCGTCGCCGTTCGTCGGCTGAGGCTAGTAGAGTGGTGAATGTGGAACTTCGGCAATGATAACTAATTGAATAGTCATGTCGTTTGGGAATATTGATGGGAGTACTATGGTGGTGGCTATTGCTGACATCAGGGACTATGAGGATGATCGAGGCAACAGGATTATAGGGAAGCCAGTCCAGTTGGGTGCAAGTTCGATACGTTTTTATTCAGAGAACTGTGTAATTGAGTTTGAACGAAATGTATCTTGGCTGGGAGGAGTTCAGTTCCTGCAGGCGGGGTCTTACGTTAAAGTAGGTTCAAACTCCAACGTAAGAGGAGGCCTACAACTCGGCACTAAGGCAAGAATTGTAATTGGCGAGTACCTTGACGTTACGGGCGGGCTGGAGGTATTTGTTGATGATGGAGCGACTGTCGACATAGGCAAAAATTGTTTGTTTGCGACTAGGGTAGCGTTGCGGTCATATGACTCGCATCCAATTTTCGACCTTTCCACAAAGAGCAGGATCAACTATTCCCGTAATATCGTAATAGGCGACCATGTCTGGTTGGGGGCGGGAGTGACGGTGCTGGGAGGGTCTACTGTAGGCAACGGGGCGATTGTAGGTACTGCCTCGGTCATAACGAAGTCCACGCCAGTACCTCCAGATAGTATTGTGGCTGGTGTTCCTGCAAAAATAGTACGATCTGGAATTGCTTGGGTGAAGCCGGGTAATCCACCAGTCGATAGCCTGCCTGATGACTATATGACCCTAAGGTAATAAGGATCGGAAGGTAGGTTTCATAATGTCCAGTTCCATATCAGTTTCGGGAAACGACCTCGTCGGATATATTGATGACAATGGGAACAGAGTGCTTGGCCAGCCTGCTATGGTCGACAGAGTTTCGGTCCTGTTTGCAGGCCGAAACTGCTGTGTGAAATTCGCGCCTGGCACTGGCTTCCGGGGTGCGATTCAATTGAGGGGTTTCGGTTCCAGCGTCGATGTCGGTGAAGGGTGCAATGTTATCGCCAGCGTATTCGTATTTGGTGGAGGGCGTCTTCTTGTCGGGGCGAGAGTAGGTACTTCAGGAATGCTATTGGTCTCCGTCGCTGATAAGGCCACGGTAGATATTGGAGATGGATGTTTGTTTGCGCCCGGCTGCGAATTGCGTGCATATGATAATCACCCTATTTTTGACATGGAGTCTCGTGTTCGACTCAATTATGCTCAAAGCATCAATATAGGCAGCGAAGTGTGGTTGGGTGCAGATGTCGCTGTTCTAGGCGGTGCCAGAATAGGGCACGGCTCGATTGTCGGCATGAGGTCGGTGGTCACCAAGTCGCACCCTATAGGTGATCATTGTCTCGCAGTTGGCTCTCCGGCAAAGGTACGGCGCGAAAGGGTTGCCTGGCTGCGTGAAGGCGTAGATCCTTTGGATAGGCTGCCTGATACATGGCATTCAGAATGCTAGTCTGGGCATATAATACGGCGTAATGATGTGGAGGTGATTCTGGTCGACAGTATGCGGCGAGATCGATCGCCTGGTAGTTGCGTGTTTGTCTGACGGGAATGGTTATTTTAAATGTCTGGGTGGCTTACGAGTCTGTTTTTGGGTTTTCGGTAGAGCATTTTTTGGGGTAGGTGCTGAACGTGTTCATAGGTAACGGCTTTGTGGTGCGTGTTCTTCCATCCTGGCTTTTTGGGCTGGTCCCAACGCGACATTTACGATTATGTGCTCGCAAGGGATGGTTCATGTGGAGGGTGATAGAATATGGTTTGTTGCAGTGACGCTGAATTCGATCGTTGGATATAGGGAAGTGGCTGTAGTTGTAGGTCCGAGTCTGTTTTAGTTCGACCTAAGGTACATGTATATCATGTTCTCATGATTTGCTGCCCCCCACTGTTTCCGGGTGATTAAACATGTGGGATGTGTCGCTATCAATGGAGGATAAGGGGCTCTTCACGATCGAGGGTGTGGGTGGGGTCTGAGCTCGTCGGTTTCCAGGAGAGATCGGGTGATGTAGTGGGTGAGGTTGCGGAACCCGAGGGCGGATCCGCGTAGGTGTTCGAGGCGGGCGTTGATCGCCTCGGTTGGGCCGTTGCTGGTGCCGGGGCGATCGAAGTAGGCGAGTACGTCAGCAGCACGCTTGCTGAGCGTGCGGCCCAGGGTGATGAGTTCGCTCAACGGTGTTGGGATCCCGCGAGCTAGGGAGTCGATGACCTTCTGCATGCGCTGTCGGCCTTGCTTGCGGTCGGGGTGTTGGTAGGCGGCGATCATCTGTTGGTAGACCTGACTCGTGCCACTTTAGTGCCCTGGCAGGCCGACGGATTCTATGGGCTCATCGCAGTTGGGGGTGTAGTGGTGGGTTGAGCTTGGCTGGCGCGGCGGTCTGTGGGTGAGGGCCGAGGTCTCCTGAAGATGGAAGTTCTCACACTCACCATCTGGAAGACCTCGACGTGTCTAACGCTACCTTTGTTCGTCCCGATCTGACCACGTTCACCTGTCTGGATGAACTCGGCTTGGAAGTTGTGGGTCAACATGTTGAGCCCGAACGCGCGGTCCTGGCCTGCCGGGTCATTGACCAGGACCGGTGGTGTTGACGGTGCGGGGGAGAGGGGATCGCGCGTGGCACGGTGGTTCGCCGACTGGCGCACGAACCGCTGGGCTGGCGGCCGATCGTTTTGCTTGTCAGGGTAGGTCGGTATCGCTGTGTCGAGTGCGGACACGTGTGGCGCCAGGACATGAGCAAGGCCGCCGAACCGCGAGCGAAACTCTCACGACGTGCGTTGGGCTGGGCGCTGGAAGGAAGGGCTCGTCGGGGCTCACCTCACGGTAGCCCGGATCGCGCAGGGGCTGGGCATGTCGTGGAACACCGCCAACAATGCTGTCCTGGCCGAGGGCCAGCGTGTCCTGATCAACAATGAGACCCGGTTCGACGGGGTGGAGGGATCGGGGTTGATGAGCGCGTGTGGCGTTACACTCGCCGCGGTGACAAGTACGTCACCGTGGTCATCGACCTGACCCCGGTCAGTGCCGACACCGGCCCCGCCAGGCTGCTGGACATGGTCAAAGGGGTCTGGTGCAAGTTTTGGTGTCAGTTTGTGTGATTGTTTCGTTTTCGATTGGTGTG belongs to Actinomyces trachealis and includes:
- a CDS encoding acyltransferase; translated protein: MAIADIRDYEDDRGNRIIGKPVQLGASSIRFYSENCVIEFERNVSWLGGVQFLQAGSYVKVGSNSNVRGGLQLGTKARIVIGEYLDVTGGLEVFVDDGATVDIGKNCLFATRVALRSYDSHPIFDLSTKSRINYSRNIVIGDHVWLGAGVTVLGGSTVGNGAIVGTASVITKSTPVPPDSIVAGVPAKIVRSGIAWVKPGNPPVDSLPDDYMTLR
- a CDS encoding glycosyltransferase, producing the protein MSNIDYARSLLLDPKKLVEERSRIQSLKESVFGPDVKVREDEGISVVVPTYQGARRVARLLDSLQNQSIAKDLFEVVLVANGAKDDTLDIANDYARTRTDLNLRTFYRKPASAGAARNLGLKLASRRYVTFVDDDDTVQPDYLKTAYKEASDDRIVLSPIVNTFDGLEVDAETSLNLRILNRMGEVFPVVEAPWALGFNACKLFPKKLALRVAYREDLKSGEDLVYFANMLAIRGLEFVVPKTVENAAYVRWLRDNSVSRRDLSRQFAVSERLDCMAALRELSLKLDTKEDLARNQLFVAQAGFVERYLLDNPDDFDSVSDEVAQKGLYQFPWGRVNKGKAKDLAFVYCFSPYSDTSAVVAAKVLASRGKIVDVISNNMDKVRRKEPTVNALVSRYIDNHRIIDAPPSFAGWNAISTFATKAVFEAERIGAQKGGYDSVYSRALWVGSHVAAALYKMRHFRTRWSAEFSDPLRRDAAGTVRPGPYEADDISQKLINALKARGFEHIENSTLFDLVELVTLVYADELIFTNQNQMEYMLSLYDDNRIKQLAMSKSTIRHHPVPPKSAYDVVTSTYPVPEDVVNIGYFGSFYPSRGIGEVLTAIENLNFSLRRWIRLHVFCNVVADVKTIVFERQLQSNVIVNPYLSYMEFLNVTTRFDVLMVNDVLRSGDLHINPFLPSKYSDYLGSGTKIWAIVDEGSPLSRVEVDYKSEAGNSADILNTLASIARQGSVAH
- the wecC gene encoding UDP-N-acetyl-D-mannosamine dehydrogenase is translated as MKIAVIGLGYIGLPTAAVLARAGAEVIGVDVSDRHVAAVNRGELPFVEVGLGDVVADVVARGSLRAQAETPPADAYIVAVPTPFKGTEHEADLSYIEAAARAIAPQLVGDELVVLESTSPPGATEHMAEVILAERPDLSLNGSEGRAVVHFAHCPERVLPGRIMVEMVSNDRIIGGLTPKAAEMAREVYATFCEGELVLTDAKTAEMAKLVENSFRDVNIAFANELSILCEKLDIDVWELIQLANRHPRVNILNPGPGVGGHCIAVDPWFIVSALPQEARLIRTAREVNDSKPGYVIEQVRKAVEGIQNPVIAALGLAFKADIDDLRESPALSITKELAGFLPNSVVLAVEPNVDVLPAKLMDVANVELARVEDAIKRADVVVLLVDHKEFAELSKEKFGAKLVIDTRGVWSAGGGGVEE
- a CDS encoding glycosyltransferase family 61 protein, which encodes MTGLEEYASDRKLGRLDLIGVHYGADASSLVHGYLDAYEKIFGHLEGTKFTFLQLGLGSSGALMTWRDFFFRASIVGAGTERTQSDFGPRIKTVVVEKYGKDLYDRLANEFAPGIIIDDASHRWDQQISAFQSLFPAVEPGGYYVVEDMQTSFGTYVDRYGKKGTMSAFEQFVGMFSPVVAGITAWPYREVFDSYLRSSVESVTLLRHRLVVKKRFDAPDIHRVRPVRKLVAEFDSTSLDPYRRIDLRIINGSPRIENLGASLEAERVVKMRSADSAVLRNVTVVGGGAMLDSSGSLVSETMNCVNNIGEYRGLMKLPSGTVWYGAPSSDAVIVHDIPGRIPVLLKSAWDANYGHWLFDSLSKLALLSTLELKERPLLVVNRQKGAMRRVVYDTLALAGFMAEDVVEHDFTPRVYSSMLVLGALSEHPIRKAPLAVKYLRSLVDSVAPADFERLYISRNSYGRRKLTNEAELWPILQDRQFIKVIPEQLTFREQVALFKGAKYVVGNTGAAFSNMVFAPKGGTLLALTTPEMPHDFFYDIMCHLGGEYVALQGETDEDYPDMSSSFKISKTMLIQTLEDIGL